The following proteins come from a genomic window of Winogradskyella sp. PC-19:
- the dnaB gene encoding replicative DNA helicase, with translation MKQPNPVQGYKVDKSSLISLEKGKIPPQALDLEEVVLGAMMIDKKGVDEVIDILSPDAFYKESHKFIFESIFKLFENSEPVDLLTVSTQLRKEGKLDLVGGDFYLISLTQRVSSSAHIEFHARIILQKYIQRSLIKISNEIIEDAYDEGQDVFDLLDNAEAKLYEVTQGNVKKSTETAQSLVIQAKKKIEEISNKEGMSGIPSGFDKLDKLTSGWQPSDLVIIAARPGMGKTAFTLTMARNVAVNSNIPVAFFSLEMSSVQLITRLISSETGLSSEKLRTGKLEKHEWEQLNVKVKTLEKAPLFIDDTPSLSIFDLRAKARRLASQYGIKMIMIDYLQLMTGGGSNKNGNREQEISMISRNLKALAKELNIPVIALSQLSRAVETRGGSKRPLLSDLRESGAIEQDADIVSFIYRPEYYKIDEWDDEERSPTEGQGEFIVAKHRNGGLENIRLKFIGHLGKFDNLDDFDTPFGEFHSKMNAAANDDTFKTDHFPSASDAFDAPEDDGVPF, from the coding sequence ATGAAACAACCAAATCCAGTACAAGGCTATAAAGTCGATAAAAGCTCCTTAATAAGCTTGGAAAAAGGGAAAATACCACCTCAAGCATTAGATTTGGAGGAGGTTGTGCTTGGTGCAATGATGATTGATAAAAAGGGAGTTGATGAGGTTATTGATATTTTAAGCCCTGATGCTTTTTACAAAGAATCACATAAATTTATATTCGAATCTATTTTCAAATTATTTGAAAATAGTGAACCAGTAGACTTATTAACAGTTTCAACACAATTAAGAAAAGAAGGAAAGCTAGATTTAGTCGGCGGTGATTTTTATCTAATATCTTTAACGCAACGTGTATCTTCTTCAGCACATATTGAGTTCCATGCACGCATTATTCTTCAAAAGTATATACAAAGAAGCCTTATTAAAATTTCAAACGAAATTATTGAAGACGCTTATGATGAAGGACAAGATGTATTTGATTTATTAGACAATGCAGAAGCAAAACTTTACGAGGTTACCCAAGGTAATGTAAAGAAGTCAACCGAAACTGCTCAGAGTCTGGTAATTCAAGCAAAGAAAAAGATTGAAGAGATTTCCAATAAAGAGGGTATGAGTGGAATTCCTTCTGGATTTGACAAGCTTGATAAGTTAACATCTGGTTGGCAACCTTCTGATTTGGTAATTATTGCTGCTCGTCCAGGTATGGGTAAAACAGCTTTTACGTTAACAATGGCTCGAAATGTCGCTGTAAATAGTAATATTCCAGTTGCATTTTTCTCTTTAGAAATGTCATCCGTACAGTTAATTACACGTTTGATTTCTAGTGAAACTGGTTTATCTTCAGAAAAACTAAGAACAGGTAAGTTAGAAAAACATGAGTGGGAGCAACTCAATGTCAAGGTTAAGACTTTAGAGAAAGCACCTTTATTTATTGATGATACACCTTCACTTTCAATATTTGATTTACGAGCAAAAGCCCGTCGTCTAGCTTCTCAATACGGTATTAAAATGATAATGATCGATTATCTGCAATTAATGACTGGTGGAGGAAGTAATAAAAACGGTAATCGTGAACAAGAAATTTCTATGATTTCTCGTAACTTAAAAGCTTTAGCCAAAGAATTAAATATTCCTGTAATTGCGCTATCTCAATTATCTCGTGCAGTAGAAACTCGAGGTGGAAGTAAAAGACCTTTATTATCTGATTTACGTGAATCTGGTGCAATTGAACAAGATGCAGATATTGTATCATTTATTTATCGACCTGAGTATTATAAAATTGACGAATGGGATGATGAAGAACGTTCACCTACTGAAGGACAAGGAGAATTTATTGTAGCAAAACACAGAAATGGTGGTTTAGAAAATATACGACTAAAATTCATTGGACACTTAGGTAAGTTTGATAATTTAGATGATTTTGACACACCATTTGGAGAGTTTCACTCAAAAATGAATGCTGCGGCAAACGATGATACCTTTAAGACAGACCATTTTCCATCCGCAAGTGATGCTTTTGACGCTCCAGAAGATGATGGTGTTCCTTTTTAA
- a CDS encoding DMT family transporter: MRGDNFKHYLHLHFLVFIAGFTAILGEKISIGSFSLVWYRMLIAGVLMYLYIKITKKNLKISSRLAMQLSIAGFIIAAHWITFFEAINQSNVSITLAMFSSGAFFASFIEPIFFKRKILWYEILFGIVVIFGVFLIVQGELDYINGILLGIASALFSTLFAVINGKLILKHRASVISFYEFVSGVVCISIGIGIFYGGFDTEFFNLSNEDWTYIVVLASICTAYAFIAAVEVMKYISPFTVILSYNLEPVYGILLALYFFPENEQMSPQFYYGAIIVILAVVLDAIIKNYRTKKLKKSN; encoded by the coding sequence ATGCGAGGCGATAATTTTAAGCATTACTTACACTTACATTTTTTAGTTTTCATAGCTGGATTTACTGCAATTTTAGGCGAAAAGATATCCATTGGCTCTTTTTCTTTAGTTTGGTATCGTATGTTAATAGCTGGTGTTTTAATGTACTTGTATATCAAAATCACAAAGAAAAACCTAAAAATTAGTAGTCGATTAGCTATGCAATTAAGTATTGCTGGATTTATAATTGCGGCACACTGGATTACATTCTTCGAAGCTATTAATCAATCTAATGTTTCTATTACTTTAGCAATGTTTTCTTCTGGAGCATTTTTCGCTTCATTTATTGAGCCTATTTTTTTTAAACGAAAAATTTTGTGGTACGAAATTTTATTTGGTATAGTAGTAATTTTTGGAGTGTTTTTAATTGTTCAAGGCGAGTTAGACTATATTAATGGCATTCTTTTAGGTATAGCATCAGCTTTGTTTTCTACTCTTTTTGCAGTTATTAACGGTAAACTAATTTTAAAACATAGGGCTAGTGTTATCTCATTTTATGAGTTTGTTAGCGGTGTTGTATGTATAAGTATAGGTATTGGGATTTTTTATGGTGGTTTTGATACAGAATTTTTTAATCTTTCAAACGAAGATTGGACCTATATAGTAGTATTAGCTTCAATTTGTACTGCTTACGCCTTTATTGCAGCAGTAGAAGTGATGAAATATATTTCGCCTTTCACAGTAATATTAAGTTATAATTTAGAACCTGTTTATGGTATACTATTGGCACTATATTTCTTCCCAGAAAATGAACAAATGTCACCTCAATTTTATTATGGTGCTATAATAGTCATACTTGCTGTTGTTTTAGATGCTATTATTAAGAATTACCGTACAAAGAAATTGAAAAAATCTAATTAA
- a CDS encoding acetyl-CoA carboxylase carboxyltransferase subunit alpha, with product MEYLEFELPIKELEDQLQKCKVIGDESEVDVTETCKQIEKKLAETKKDIYKNLSAWQRVQLSRHPDRPYTLDHINALCGDSFLELHGDRNVKDDKAMIGGLGKIGDQTYMFIGQQKGFNTKTRQYRNFGMSNPEGYRKALRLMKSAEKFGIPVVTLIDTPGAYPGFEAEERGQGEAIARNILEMTRLKVPIITIIIGEGASGGALGIGVGDKVMMLENTWYSVISPESCSSILWRSWEYKEQAAEALKLTAKDMKRMKLVDQIIKEPLGGAHKDRNKTFLAVRDAIVKTFDELKNLSPKELVKQRMEKYGEMGVYK from the coding sequence ATGGAATATTTAGAGTTTGAATTACCAATAAAAGAATTAGAAGATCAATTACAAAAATGCAAGGTCATTGGAGATGAAAGTGAAGTTGACGTAACTGAGACCTGTAAACAAATTGAAAAGAAATTAGCTGAAACCAAAAAAGATATTTATAAAAATCTATCGGCTTGGCAACGAGTTCAACTATCTAGACATCCAGATAGACCTTACACATTAGACCATATAAATGCGCTTTGTGGCGATTCGTTTTTAGAATTACATGGTGACAGGAATGTAAAGGACGATAAAGCTATGATAGGTGGTCTAGGTAAAATAGGTGACCAAACTTATATGTTTATCGGCCAGCAAAAAGGTTTTAATACTAAAACAAGACAGTATAGAAACTTTGGGATGTCTAATCCAGAGGGTTACCGTAAAGCATTACGCTTAATGAAGTCTGCAGAAAAATTTGGAATTCCAGTTGTTACTTTAATTGATACACCTGGTGCTTATCCTGGTTTTGAAGCAGAAGAACGTGGACAAGGAGAAGCTATTGCAAGAAATATATTAGAGATGACTCGTTTAAAGGTCCCAATCATTACCATAATCATTGGTGAAGGTGCATCTGGTGGTGCATTAGGTATCGGTGTAGGAGATAAGGTGATGATGTTAGAAAACACTTGGTATTCTGTAATTTCTCCAGAATCTTGTTCTTCAATTTTATGGCGTAGTTGGGAATATAAAGAGCAAGCAGCCGAAGCGTTAAAGTTAACAGCCAAGGACATGAAACGTATGAAGCTAGTTGATCAAATTATTAAAGAACCCTTAGGTGGCGCGCACAAAGACAGAAATAAAACATTTTTAGCAGTAAGAGATGCTATTGTCAAAACTTTTGATGAGCTCAAAAACTTATCACCAAAAGAATTGGTTAAGCAACGCATGGAAAAATATGGCGAAATGGGAGTTTATAAATAA
- the tgt gene encoding tRNA guanosine(34) transglycosylase Tgt, translated as MDFKKIAIDAGSKARAGEIKTDHGKIETPIFMPVGTVATVKGVHQRELKNDINPDIILGNTYHLYLRPQTKILEEAGGLHKFMNWDRNILTDSGGYQVYSLSANRKIKEEGVKFKSHIDGSMHMFTPENVMEIQRSIGADIIMAFDECTPYPCDYNYAKRSMHMTHRWLDRCINHLEKTPFKYDYEQTFFPIVQGSTYKDLRKQSAEYIANAGAQGNAIGGLSVGEPAEEMYGMTEVVCDILPEDKPRYLMGVGTPINILENIALGVDMFDCVMPTRNARNGMLFTAHGTINIKNAKWANDFSPIDDMGITYVDTDYSKAYLKHLFTVNELLGKQIATIHNLGFYLWLVREARKHIIAGDFRVWKDKMVKQMDKRL; from the coding sequence ATGGATTTTAAAAAGATTGCCATAGATGCTGGAAGTAAAGCCAGAGCAGGAGAGATAAAAACAGATCACGGTAAAATTGAAACACCAATTTTTATGCCAGTGGGTACAGTTGCTACTGTAAAAGGCGTACATCAGCGTGAACTAAAAAACGATATTAATCCTGATATAATTTTAGGAAATACCTACCATTTATATCTAAGACCACAAACAAAGATTTTAGAAGAGGCAGGCGGATTACATAAATTTATGAATTGGGATAGAAATATCCTTACAGATTCTGGCGGTTATCAAGTTTATTCTTTATCTGCAAATCGCAAGATTAAAGAAGAAGGTGTTAAGTTTAAGTCTCATATAGATGGTAGTATGCACATGTTTACTCCTGAAAATGTTATGGAGATACAACGTTCTATAGGTGCTGATATTATTATGGCTTTTGATGAGTGTACACCATATCCTTGTGATTATAATTATGCTAAGCGCTCGATGCATATGACACATCGATGGTTAGATAGATGTATTAATCATTTAGAAAAAACACCTTTTAAATACGATTACGAACAAACTTTTTTTCCAATTGTACAAGGCAGTACTTATAAAGATTTGCGAAAACAATCTGCAGAATATATTGCTAATGCAGGTGCGCAAGGTAATGCAATTGGCGGTTTGTCAGTAGGAGAACCTGCAGAGGAAATGTACGGTATGACTGAAGTAGTTTGTGATATTTTACCAGAAGACAAACCAAGATATTTAATGGGAGTTGGTACGCCAATAAATATTTTAGAAAATATTGCGTTAGGTGTAGATATGTTTGACTGTGTAATGCCAACAAGAAATGCAAGAAATGGCATGCTTTTTACAGCTCATGGCACCATTAATATAAAGAACGCTAAATGGGCTAATGATTTTTCACCTATTGACGATATGGGTATTACATATGTAGATACAGATTACAGTAAAGCATATTTAAAACATTTGTTTACAGTAAATGAATTATTAGGAAAACAAATTGCAACTATACATAATCTTGGATTCTATCTTTGGTTAGTGAGAGAAGCACGTAAACATATAATTGCGGGTGATTTTAGAGTTTGGAAGGATAAAATGGTAAAACAAATGGATAAACGTTTGTAA
- a CDS encoding AI-2E family transporter, with the protein MLNERRTTNILLLIIAVPIVFYLLKVLSFIFIPLIFSMFIALLFLPLMRWLGRRKIPKFVSIIIVLFLVAAGLKIGIELIQLSSREILANNAEFLEKAEPKINSLKGYLSDSFGIEFESKKNVFAQFFQKENIGSTIGFLRKFLTTLLMTAFFVVLWLAESINVQAMLNNTILKQKYTSVKAFMKIEKDLIKFIKVKVLVSALTGIFTGLMCVFFDVSFPIFWGLFAFVINFVQMVGSFVSVILLSIFAFVELDTSSTLLFFILSITLVQVVFGAILEPIFMGKSFSINIIAVLVMLMFWGFLWGIPGLIMAIPITVFLKIIMEQFKGTKVIASLLSGKQTSLNDY; encoded by the coding sequence ATGCTTAACGAAAGACGTACAACAAATATATTATTGCTAATTATAGCAGTGCCAATAGTGTTTTATCTACTTAAGGTGCTATCATTTATATTTATCCCATTGATTTTTTCAATGTTTATTGCGTTGTTGTTTCTACCGCTAATGCGTTGGTTAGGTCGAAGAAAAATTCCAAAATTTGTAAGTATAATAATTGTATTATTCTTGGTTGCTGCCGGATTAAAAATAGGTATTGAGCTTATACAATTATCTAGTAGAGAGATTTTAGCAAATAACGCAGAGTTTCTTGAGAAAGCAGAACCAAAGATAAATAGTCTAAAAGGTTATTTATCCGACAGCTTTGGTATTGAATTTGAATCAAAAAAGAACGTTTTTGCTCAATTCTTTCAAAAAGAAAACATTGGTTCCACCATTGGATTTTTGAGAAAATTTTTGACGACTTTGTTAATGACTGCATTTTTTGTTGTCCTTTGGCTTGCAGAATCTATTAATGTACAAGCAATGCTAAACAATACAATATTAAAACAAAAGTACACCTCGGTAAAAGCATTTATGAAAATCGAAAAAGACCTTATTAAGTTCATTAAGGTAAAGGTTTTGGTAAGTGCCTTAACAGGAATTTTTACTGGCTTAATGTGTGTATTTTTTGATGTTAGCTTTCCTATTTTTTGGGGGTTATTTGCTTTTGTTATTAATTTTGTACAAATGGTCGGCTCTTTTGTATCTGTAATATTACTTTCAATATTTGCCTTTGTAGAGTTGGATACCTCTAGTACATTATTGTTTTTTATACTTTCAATTACTTTAGTTCAAGTTGTATTTGGAGCTATATTAGAACCAATTTTTATGGGAAAATCCTTTTCTATAAATATAATAGCAGTTTTAGTAATGTTAATGTTTTGGGGCTTTTTATGGGGAATTCCAGGTTTAATTATGGCTATTCCAATAACAGTATTTCTAAAAATAATCATGGAGCAGTTTAAGGGTACAAAAGTTATTGCCAGTCTGCTCTCAGGAAAACAAACATCCTTGAATGATTATTAA
- a CDS encoding LptF/LptG family permease — protein sequence MKILDWYILKRYLFTFLMMLLLFIPIAIMVHLAEKIGKIISNDVPFDELALYLLNFTIYFANLLFPLFLFLSVIFFTSKLARNTEIVAFLSSGVSFTRFLRPYIIGATIVALMALGLGMFLAPKASQGFNEFKYKYLSRNKNIQDTKDVFRRITDNDIIYVSSYDPKSKRGQNFTLEHFEDDRLEYKIFASSIQYMEEDSIYKLRSYYKRSFDSIGNVTVEEKRVLNVEFSFDTEDLTPVNYIAETKPYDELVDFIEKEKQRGSPNIGRYEVVKFKKWSLPASVFILTIIAVAVSSKKRRGGMGVNLAIGITIAMVYVFFDKIFGVMAQQSNFSPLVAVWFPNIVFGTLAGYLLYNARR from the coding sequence ATGAAAATATTAGATTGGTACATACTAAAGCGTTATTTGTTTACATTTTTAATGATGTTACTACTATTTATACCGATTGCTATAATGGTTCACCTTGCCGAAAAAATTGGTAAGATTATAAGTAACGATGTGCCATTTGATGAGTTGGCTTTATATCTACTTAATTTTACTATATATTTTGCTAACCTATTATTCCCATTATTTTTATTTCTTTCAGTTATATTTTTTACTTCAAAATTAGCTAGAAATACTGAGATTGTAGCTTTTTTGAGTTCTGGTGTTTCTTTTACAAGATTTTTAAGACCATATATAATTGGAGCAACAATAGTAGCACTAATGGCTTTAGGCTTAGGAATGTTTTTGGCACCAAAAGCAAGCCAAGGGTTTAATGAATTCAAGTATAAATACTTATCGCGAAATAAGAATATTCAAGATACAAAGGATGTTTTTAGAAGAATTACAGACAACGATATTATATACGTAAGCTCTTATGACCCTAAAAGTAAGAGAGGTCAAAATTTCACTTTAGAACATTTTGAAGATGATAGATTAGAGTATAAGATATTCGCAAGTAGTATTCAATATATGGAAGAAGATTCTATATATAAATTAAGATCATACTATAAGAGAAGCTTTGACAGTATTGGTAATGTGACCGTTGAAGAAAAACGTGTTCTAAATGTTGAATTTTCTTTTGATACTGAGGACTTGACACCAGTTAACTACATAGCTGAAACTAAGCCATATGACGAACTTGTAGATTTTATTGAGAAAGAAAAGCAAAGAGGCTCACCCAATATAGGTAGATACGAAGTTGTGAAGTTCAAAAAGTGGAGCTTACCAGCATCAGTATTTATCTTGACCATTATAGCAGTAGCAGTTTCGTCAAAAAAACGACGTGGAGGCATGGGTGTAAACCTAGCTATAGGTATTACTATTGCCATGGTTTATGTGTTTTTTGACAAGATATTTGGTGTAATGGCACAACAATCTAACTTCTCACCTTTAGTAGCTGTATGGTTTCCAAACATTGTTTTTGGTACATTAGCAGGATATTTACTATACAATGCGAGGCGATAA